The region CAGAAGTGCCATCCACAGGAGCCCGAACAGCATCATCCCCCAGCCCCAGCTACCCCATCCGGCCATGTGGCCGTCGTTCCACATCCCGTCGTGCCACCCCCACATCATTGCATCTGGGACAGTCGCGTGTGTTAGCGCCATTCCGGCGACGACGGCCAGAGCCAGCGCTCCGACGACGATGAGTCCCAGAGAACGAATCCCGCGTGCTTGAATTGGATTTTGCATTGTTGTACTCCCAAAGGTCTCGGCGTGGTTAGCCGAGGATGTATTCGAGGGCGGGGTAGCGCTCGACGAGCGTCTCGCCGCCGACGTCGTAGTTCTCGATGTACTGGTCGAGGCCCAGGATGCGGCCCGCGGCGAACGCGGCGACCGCGAGGAACACGAGCATGTACGCGAAGTCCCCGTTGATGAAGCCGTGAGCCATGTCCCAGTTGCCGAAGTAGAACATCGCCATCATGAGCGCGCCGAAGAACGCCGCGAGGCGGACGAACGCGCCGACGAGCAGGCCGAGGCCGATGAACAGCTCGCCCCACGGCACGGCGACGTTCGCGAACTCAACGAACCACGGCGTCGAGCCCATCCACGCGAACATCCCTGCGAGCGGGTTGCCGTTCGTCGCGGCGACGTTCGA is a window of Halobellus limi DNA encoding:
- a CDS encoding DoxX family protein, with the protein product MSTLDSGMNQLESRVGGLTVGGKVHSLSAWFVLALRLMMGYAFAYSGFTKITGEFAAGGYLSNVAATNGNPLAGMFAWMGSTPWFVEFANVAVPWGELFIGLGLLVGAFVRLAAFFGALMMAMFYFGNWDMAHGFINGDFAYMLVFLAVAAFAAGRILGLDQYIENYDVGGETLVERYPALEYILG
- a CDS encoding SHOCT domain-containing protein; protein product: MQNPIQARGIRSLGLIVVGALALAVVAGMALTHATVPDAMMWGWHDGMWNDGHMAGWGSWGWGMMLFGLLWMALLIALPVYAVYWLTTRSPTDGHTDDSALAVLQERYARGEIDDEEFDRRRARLVSDDDRF